The following proteins come from a genomic window of Paenibacillus antri:
- a CDS encoding Crp/Fnr family transcriptional regulator, with product MIELLRETELFSGLAEPLLRSIADECVTNAYPSGTILFRENEVGTLLYFVVSGSIKIFTTNANGESKILSIITRGDCFGELSLLDGKPRSATAQVIEDTKLISLSAKSFNQLLKNNHEITLGIIKQLSARLRETNQQVQDLTYLNSKQRVMKNLLQLAGTHGRRNAKTIHVRLSLNYDELSQMAGVTKPLLFQVFHELQEKQILSFVEKEFILDLSRLKV from the coding sequence ATGATTGAGTTATTGAGGGAGACGGAGCTCTTCTCCGGTTTGGCGGAGCCCCTGCTGCGCAGCATCGCCGATGAGTGCGTGACGAACGCTTACCCCTCCGGCACGATCTTGTTTCGGGAAAACGAGGTGGGCACGCTGCTGTATTTCGTCGTCTCGGGGTCGATCAAGATCTTCACGACCAACGCGAACGGCGAAAGCAAAATCTTGTCCATCATTACCCGCGGCGACTGCTTCGGGGAGCTGAGCCTTCTGGACGGGAAGCCGCGGTCCGCCACCGCTCAGGTGATCGAGGATACGAAGCTGATCTCGCTGTCGGCCAAGAGCTTCAACCAACTATTGAAGAACAATCACGAAATTACGCTGGGCATCATTAAGCAATTGAGCGCGCGCCTTCGGGAGACGAACCAGCAGGTGCAGGATTTAACGTATTTGAATTCGAAGCAGCGGGTTATGAAAAACTTGCTGCAGCTGGCGGGCACCCACGGCCGTAGGAACGCGAAGACGATCCATGTCCGGCTCAGCCTCAATTACGACGAGCTGTCGCAGATGGCCGGGGTGACGAAGCCGCTGCTGTTCCAGGTGTTCCACGAGCTGCAGGAGAAACAGATTTTATCCTTCGTCGAGAAGGAGTTTATTTTGGACTTAAGCCGATTAAAGGTATAG
- a CDS encoding SRPBCC family protein, with the protein MSVFNTEAYVEQQEIVVKRTFRAPRELVFDAFTDPNHLAMWWGPIGFSTTTSRFEARTNGQWEYVMHGPDGTAYPNLITYREVVRPERLVYSHGEPGDEEQFRVTVTLEDRNGDTALSMHSRFRSAEQLRQAVENYGAVEGGKQTIARLAELVERLATSKN; encoded by the coding sequence ATGTCGGTATTTAATACGGAAGCCTACGTAGAACAGCAGGAGATCGTCGTGAAGCGAACGTTCCGCGCGCCTCGCGAGCTCGTGTTCGACGCGTTCACGGATCCGAACCATCTCGCGATGTGGTGGGGGCCGATCGGCTTCTCCACGACGACGAGCCGATTCGAAGCCCGGACGAACGGGCAATGGGAGTACGTGATGCACGGTCCCGACGGCACGGCGTATCCGAACCTGATCACCTATCGGGAGGTCGTTCGTCCCGAACGGCTCGTCTACTCGCATGGCGAGCCCGGGGACGAAGAGCAGTTCCGCGTGACGGTGACGCTCGAGGATCGGAACGGCGACACGGCGTTATCGATGCATTCGCGATTCCGCTCGGCCGAGCAGCTGAGGCAAGCGGTCGAAAACTACGGCGCGGTCGAAGGCGGCAAGCAGACGATCGCCCGCTTGGCGGAGCTGGTGGAACGGCTCGCCACTTCGAAGAACTAA
- a CDS encoding DUF3048 domain-containing protein has translation MNVRRRKLQPLLLLMLLSLLAGCAGGAAPVEDPIEEDPVAETPETPGSEDVAEQPILPYTYPLTGLPAEELLTDRPVVVMVENSPAARPQTGLHEADLVYEVLAEGDITRFIAVYQSVKSEEIGPVRSIRPYFVQLGMEVDGILVHAGWSQEAMNLMVKHKLNHLDQVYGDHDYYWRDKSRKAPHNLYTSIELIRKGAEKKKFREAWTDPVVTFALPGAGGDAAVPKGDPADRVTIPYIGGYEVGYEYEAATKTYLRSMKGKPHTDKKTDARLSATNVLVVQAKHRIVDDVGRREVDVQGPGKGVLLQAGLKRDIVWELKNGVIRAYDKEGAITDIPLLPGKTWVQIVPDLSKVTFGAGT, from the coding sequence ATGAACGTACGAAGACGCAAGCTACAACCCCTGCTCTTGCTGATGCTCTTATCGTTGCTCGCGGGCTGCGCGGGCGGCGCCGCGCCCGTCGAGGACCCAATCGAAGAAGACCCGGTCGCCGAGACCCCCGAGACGCCGGGGTCCGAGGACGTTGCGGAACAACCGATCTTGCCTTATACATACCCGCTTACCGGACTGCCGGCCGAGGAGCTGCTGACGGATCGCCCCGTCGTCGTGATGGTGGAAAATTCGCCCGCCGCGCGTCCTCAAACCGGTCTGCATGAAGCGGATCTCGTATACGAAGTGTTGGCGGAAGGCGATATTACGAGGTTTATTGCCGTCTATCAGAGCGTGAAGTCGGAGGAGATCGGGCCTGTGCGCAGCATCCGTCCGTATTTCGTCCAATTAGGCATGGAGGTCGACGGCATTCTCGTCCATGCGGGATGGAGCCAAGAGGCGATGAATTTGATGGTGAAGCATAAGCTGAACCATCTCGACCAAGTATACGGCGATCACGATTATTATTGGCGGGACAAGTCCCGCAAAGCGCCGCACAATTTATACACGAGCATCGAACTCATCCGCAAGGGCGCGGAGAAGAAGAAATTCCGCGAGGCGTGGACCGACCCGGTTGTGACGTTCGCTCTGCCGGGAGCGGGCGGAGATGCGGCGGTGCCGAAGGGCGATCCGGCGGATCGCGTTACCATCCCGTATATCGGAGGTTACGAGGTCGGCTACGAATACGAAGCGGCGACGAAGACGTACTTGCGCTCGATGAAGGGGAAACCGCATACCGACAAGAAGACGGATGCGCGGTTGTCCGCGACGAACGTGCTCGTCGTTCAAGCGAAGCACCGGATCGTCGACGACGTCGGTCGGCGGGAAGTGGACGTACAGGGACCGGGCAAAGGCGTTCTGCTGCAAGCAGGCTTGAAGCGGGATATCGTCTGGGAGCTGAAGAACGGCGTCATCCGCGCGTACGACAAGGAAGGGGCGATTACGGATATTCCGCTTCTTCCCGGGAAGACGTGGGTGCAGATCGTGCCGGACCTGTCGAAGGTGACGTTCGGAGCGGGGACCTAG
- a CDS encoding GNAT family N-acetyltransferase gives MISLSPAGVEDEAFLFELFVSVRLAEYAGSGWSQSEMQTLMWVEFRTQQATYANQSGVRHDIVKEGDVPVGRILTSESALAVQLVDVSLIKPYRGRGIGSVLVRGLQKLVAPTGKPIRLQVELYNPAMRFYQRLGFQPYREHFPYLSMEWSPNSGKVAAATTTLA, from the coding sequence ATGATATCGTTGTCGCCGGCGGGAGTCGAGGACGAAGCGTTCCTATTCGAATTATTCGTCAGCGTCCGACTCGCCGAATACGCCGGTTCGGGGTGGAGCCAGTCGGAGATGCAGACGCTGATGTGGGTGGAATTTCGGACGCAGCAAGCGACCTATGCGAACCAATCAGGAGTACGGCATGACATCGTGAAGGAGGGAGACGTGCCGGTCGGCCGGATCCTGACGTCGGAGAGCGCGCTCGCGGTTCAACTCGTCGATGTATCCCTGATTAAGCCTTATCGAGGCAGGGGGATCGGATCGGTGCTGGTCCGAGGGCTGCAGAAACTCGTTGCTCCGACCGGGAAGCCGATCCGCCTACAGGTAGAATTGTATAACCCGGCCATGCGTTTCTACCAACGCCTTGGTTTCCAGCCCTATCGGGAACACTTCCCTTATCTCTCCATGGAATGGAGTCCGAATTCGGGGAAGGTCGCCGCTGCGACAACAACGCTCGCCTAA